The genomic stretch CGTGCTCGCCGAGGCGCAGGCGGAGCCGCCCGCTGAGGACGTAGAGCCACTCGAAGCCCTCGTGCGTGCCCTGCTCACCGGGTTCCGTGACCGGCCCGGGCGGGAGCGTGTGCTTGAACGCCTGGAGCGCCCCCGCATCGCGGCTGAGCGGCTGGATAAGCATGCCGTTGCGGCGCACCGGCCGCCCGTGCACTCGCGGATCCTCCGGCGCGGCCCCGACGAGCTCGTCGAGCGGCGCCCCGAGGGCGCGGGCGATCGGGAGGAGCAGCTCGAGCGTGGCGCGCCGCCCCCCGCTTTCGAGGCGCGAGAGGGTGCTCGCCGAGATGCCGGTCTCGGCCGCGAGGGAGGCGAGAGTGCGGTCGCGGCGGGTGCGGAGGCGTCGCAGGCGCGGTCCGACGGCGGCGACGATCTCGTCGTCGGAGGGGGCGGGTGGGGTCTCGGGCACGGCGCCATCCTGACACGGGGAGTCGCGGCGCATGCCGGAACAGCACGGATCCTCGCGGATTCGCGCGTGTCGGCGGAGCATCGCCGACATGACCGCCACCCCTGCCGCCACCATTGCCGCCGCCGACGTCCTCATCCTCGGCGCGTCCTTCGCCGGCCTCGCCGCCGCCACGGCCCTGGGCCGCAGTCTCCGCGACGTCCTCCTGGTCGACGGCGGACCGCCGCGGAACGCGCCCTCGCCCGGCGCGCACAACGTGATGACCCGAGACGGCAGGTCACCGACCGAGCTGGTGCGCCTGGCCCGCGCGGAGGCCGAGGGTTACGGGGCTCGGGTCGCTGCGGGCGACGCGGTGCGCGCCTCAGCGGGCCCGCAGGGGGTGACGGCGACCCTCGCCGACGGAACGGTCCTTCGTGCCCGCCGCCTCCTGCTCGCGACCGGCGTCCGCGATCTGCTGCCGGACGTTCCCGGGCTCGCCGAGCGCTGGGGGCGCGACGTGCTGCACTGCCCGTACTGTCACGGCTTCGAGGTGCGCGGGCAGCGGATCGGCGTGCTCGGCAGCTCGTTCGCGGCGCACCAGGCGCAGATGTTCCGGCAGCTCAGCGAGCGGACGTCGATCCTGCTGAACGGGGCGCCCGCGCCGACGGGTGAGGAGGCGGCGGCGCTCGCCGCGCGCGGGATCGCCCTCGTGCCTGGCCTGATCGAGAGGGTCCTCGTCGAGCAAGACCGCCTGGTGGGCGTCGTGATCGACGGGCGGCGGCACGAGCTCGACGCGGTCGTCGTCGGCCCGCGGGTGCAGGGGCGGCTTCCGGAGGGGCTCGGGCTGGCGCTCGCGGATCATGCGTCGGGCGTCGCGCGGCACCTCGCCGTCGATCCGATGGGACGGACGGGCGTGCCCGGGGTGTTCGCCGCGGGCTCGCTGGTCGAGCCGATGTCGCAGGTGCTCGCCTCCGCCGCCGACGGCCTGCGCGTGGGCGCGGCGATCAACGACGATCTGGTCGAGGAGGAGATCGCCCGAGCGGTGCTGGCCGCGTGACGCGCGCTCAGCGGCGGCGGTACTCCAGCTCCGGGCGGCCGGGGGAGCCGTAGCGGGGCGCGCGGTCCGCGACTCCGGAGTCGGCGAGATGCTCGAGGTAGCGGCGAGCCGTCACCCGCGAGATATCGAGGCGGGTGGCGAGCTCGGCGGCCGAGAGGCCGACGGGGCCCAGCAGCGCAGTGACGGCCTCGAGCGTCTCGGCGGAGAGACCCTTGGCCAGGCCCGGAGCGTTGGAGGTGCGCAGCGCCGCGAAGGCGCCGTCGACCTCGTGTTGACTGGCGATGTCGGCGCCGTGCATCCGTTCTCGGTAGGCCCGGTAGCTGGCGAGCTTCGCCGCGAACATGCTGAACACGAAGGGCTTGATCAGATACTGCACGATGCCGGCGGCGACGCAGGCGCGCACGACCGCGGCGTCGCGGACGGCGGTGATCGCGATCACATCGACGTCCAGACCCGCCGCCCGGACGGCCCGGCAGAGGTCGAGGCCACCCATGTCCGGCAGGTTCATGTCGAGTAGGATCAGCGCGATCCCCGGATCCGCGCGCAGGGCCCGGATCGCCTCCGCCCCGCTGCCGGCGACCGCAGCCACCTCGAAACCCTCGATCCGGCGGACGTAGTCGGCGTGAGCGCTCGCGGTCAGCGGCTCGTCCTCAACGACGAGCACCCGAATCACGACGCCACCCGTGCGGGCAACGGCAGCTGCACGGTGAACACCGCGCCGATGTGACGCGAGACCTCGATCGTGCCGCCGAGCCGCTCCACCACCTGCTGCACCAGCGCCAGGCCGATGCCGCGGCCGAAGCCGTCCGACTCCTTCGTGGAGTAGCCGCGCGCGAACACGTCCGCGGCCTCCTCGACTCCGGGACCGCTGTCCGAGACCTGCACCACCAGCTCGCCCTCCGCGAGGCCGAGGTAGACCTCGACCCACGGCTCGCGCTCCGGAGCGGAGGAGGAGGCCGCGTCGAGGGCGTTGTCGATCAGGTTGCCCAGCACCGTCACCAGGTCCCCCGGCTCCAGGCCCTGCGTGCCGGGCTCGAGGTGCGTCTCGAAGTGCAGCCCGACGCCGCGCTCGCGGGCCTGCGCGGCCTTGCCCAGCAGCAGTGCGGCGATCACCGGCTCCTGCACGGAGCCGAGGACCCGGTCGGCCAGGCGCTGGCTGAGGTTCAGTTCGCCGGCCGCGAACGAGAGGGCCTCGCCCGGTCGGCCGAGCTCGATCAGCGAGGCGATGGTGTGCAGGCGGTTCGAGAACTCGTGGGTCTGCGAGCGCAGTGCGTCGGACAGGGTGCGCAGTGACTCCAGCTCGCCGCTCACCCGCTGCAGCTCGGTGCGGTCGCGCAGCGTGATGACCGTGCCCATCGGCCGGTCACCGGGGGAGGCGGCCGGCCGTTCGTTCACCACGAGGATCCGCTCGCGCGCCACGACCAGGCGGTCCGAGACGGGCTGGTCGTCCTGCAGCAGTTCGCGCAGCGCGTCGGGGACGTCGAGCTCGGCGACCGGCACCGGCGTCCGCAGTCCCTCGAGCCCCAGCAGCTCCAGCGCGTGGTCGTTGGCGAGCACCAGCCGGCCGCGGTCGTCCACCAGCAGCAGCCCCTCCCGCACCGAGCGCAGCACCGACTCGTAGTAGGCGAACACCTGGCTCATCTGCTCCGGGCCCCGCCCGCCGGTGACGCGGCGTAGGTAGCGGGCGAGGAGCCACGAGCCGAGCGCGCCGAGCGCGACCGCCCCGAGCGCGCCCCAGGCGACGACCTGCACGCGGGCGGCGAAGGAGGCGTCCACGCTCGAGAGGGTGACTCCGGCCGAAACGAGAGCGACCACCGTGCCGCCGGCGTTCTCGATCGGCGCGACGGCGCGCACCGAGGGGCCGAGCGTGCCGGTATACGTCTCGGTGAAGGTGCGGCCCTCCAGCGCGGGCTGGATCGTGCCGCGGAACGGCAGGCCGATCTGGTCGCGGTCGCGGTGGGTGTAGCGGGTGCGGTCCGGATTCATGATGGTGAGGAAGTCGACGCCGGTGTCGCGCATGATCTCCTCGGCGTAGGGCTGCAGGGTCGCGGCCGGATCCGGCTCGCCCGCGGCTTCGAGCACGAACGGGTTGTCGGCCACGGTGCGAGTGACGACGAGGCTGCGCTGCGCCGCCTCCTCGCCCGCCCGGCCGCGCGCGTCGAGTGCGAGCACGGCGACGGCCGCGGCCGCGATCAGCAGGATGCAGAGCAGCTGCACGACGAAGAGGCGGGCTGCGATACTCCCGCGCGGCCCGCGTGCGCTCGTCGTCCTGACCATGCCACTCCCTCGTCAGCGCGCGCCCGCGGCGACGCGCCGTGGCCAGCCTCGCCGTGAACAGTATGAACGCAACCGTGCCGCGCCTTCGAGGCGGAGCCACCATCGTTCTACCCCCTCACCTCGACGAAGAGAAGGACACCTCATGGCGAAGACGCCTCGCACGCCGCACGATCGGCTGATCCCCGCGGTCACTCCGCCGAAGACCCGGCGACGGATCGACCGCAACCACTGGCTGTACATCGCCGTCATCATCGCTGTGGTCGCCGGCATCATCGTCGGACTCGTCGCCCCCGCGTTCGCGGCGACGCTGGAGCCCGTCGGTAAGGCGTTCGTCGGACTGATCAAGATGATGATCGCGCCGATCATCTTCTGCACCATCGTGATCGGCATCGGCTCGATCGCGAAGGCCGCCACGGTCGGCAAGGTCGGCGGTCTTGCGCTCGGCTACTTCATCGTGATGTCGACCTTCGCCCTGGCAATCGGCCTCGTCGTCGGCAACATCCTGCACCCGGGTGAGGGCCTGGACATTTCGAGCGCCACCTACGACACCAGCGACCTCAAGGCCGAGAGCGCCTCCGACTTCATCCTCGGGATCATCCCCGTCTCGCTGTTCTCCTCGCTGGTGGACGGCAGCATCCTGCAGACCCTCTTCGTCGCGCTGCTCGTCGGCTTCGCGCTGCAGAAGATGGGCGCCAAGGGCCAGCCGATCCTCGGGGTGATCAAGCAGCTGCAGGTCCTGGTCTTCCGCATCCTCTCGATGGTGCTCTGGGTCGCCCCGATCGGCGCGTTCGGCGCCATCGCCGCGGTCGTCGGCAAGACCGGCTGGGGCGCGGTCGTCGCGCTCGCCACCCTGATGGTCGGCTTCTACCTCACCTGTGCGATCTTCGTGATCGTGGTCCTGGGTCTGCTGCTGCGGATGGTCACCGGCGTCAACATCTTGTCGTTGATGAAGTACCTGGCCCGCGAGTACCTGCTCATCGTCGGCACCTCCTCCTCGGAGGCGGCGCTGCCCCGCCTGATTGCGAAGATGGAGCACCTCGGAGTCTCCAAGCCCGTCGTCGGCATCACCGTGCCCACCGGCTACTCCTTCAACCTCGACGGCACCGCGATCTACCTCACGATGGCGTCGCTCTTCATCGCCTCGGCAACCGGCACGCCGATGTCGATCCCGGAGCAGATCGGGCTCCTGCTGTTTATGATGATCGCCTCCAAGGGCGCCGCGGGCGTCACCGGAGCGGGTCTGGCCACGCTGGCCGGCGGCCTCCAGTCCTTCCGCCCCGACCTAGTCAACGGCGTCGGTGTGATCGTGGGCATCGACCGCTTCATGTCGGAGGCGCGCGCGGTCACCAACTTCACCGGCAACGCGGTCGCCACGCTGCTCGTGGGCACCTGGACCAAGCAGATTGACATGGTGCAGGTCCGCGAGGTTCTCGGCGGACGTTCACCCTTCGATGAGACCACGCTCGGCGCGGACGAGCACGAGGCGCCAGCCGCAGGCACCTCGATTACCGACGGCATCACCTCGACTCGGGACTCGGAGGAGCTGGGGCGGACGCGCTCGGCGTCCGCGGGGACGCGCTAGGTCCTCGCCGCGAGCGCCTCACCGAGGTCAGAAACGTCCACGAGCCCGCTCACGCCACGGTTGGGCCCGTTCCACCTCGGTTGCGAACGCCGATGCGCCTCAAGCGCAGGCGCGACTAGCCAGAGGGAGGTGGCCACTCACCGCCGGTGGACTCCGAGCAGGGGGAGCGTCACCGAGCAGAGAGGACCGATCAGTACCGCGAAGAGGAGGGTGCCCAGGCCCACGTCACCGCCGAGCAGCCAGCCGAGGATGAGCACCGTCAGTTCGACGGCGGACCGGCCGATCCACAGGGGGAGGCCCGTCCGGGTGTGCAGGCCCAGCATCAGCCCGTCGCGCGGGCCGGGGCCCAGGTGCGCGCCGATGTAGATTCCGCTGGCCACCGCGAGCAGAACCAGTCCGCCGGCGAAGAGCAGGCCGCGCGCCCACCACTGCTCCGGCGTCGCCAGCACGCGCAGGCCGACATCTATCATCGTGCCGACCACGAGCACGTTCAGCACCGTGCCGAGGCCGGGTCTTTGCCGGAGCGGGATCCACAGCAGCAGGACGAGCAGGCCGATCACGTTGGTGAGCAGTCCGATCCCGAGTCCGGTCTGGTGAGCGAGGCCCTGCGCGAAGACCGTCCAGGGGTCCACTCCGATCGCCGCACGGATCATCATCGCGTCGGCGAAGCCGTAGAGCACGAGGCCGAGCAGCAGGCGCGGCACGGGGCGGAGGCGCCACTGGCTCGCCGGGGGAGCGGCGGCCGGAGTGGTGATCGTCATGGAGCCACTACAGCGCGCCACTGGCCTTCTTAGCGCGGTCCAATCCGGCTACCTTGGACGCATGGCTGATGTCCACTTCGGCGCTCGCGCCCTGCAGACCCTCCTCGGCGACTGGCGAGAGCAGCGCGGCACCCGCCCTGCCTACCTCGCGCTGGCCGACCGGATCCGCCTCCTGGGAATCGACGGCCGCATCCCCGCCGGCAGCCGCCTCCCGGCCGAGCGCGAGCTCTCGGCCCGCCTCGGCGTCAGCCGGACGACCGTCGCCGCCGCCTACCGCGAGCTGCGCGACAGCGGCTACCTCGTCAGCGTGCGCGGCTCCGGCAGCGTGACGCGCCTCCCCGGAGCGATGGTGCACGCCGTGCCCTCGCTCGCGCCGGACTTCCTCGACTTCACGAAGGCGGCGCTGCCCGCCGTCCCCGAGCTGGCCGAGGCGTATACCCGAGCGGCGCAGCTGGCTCCCGAGCACTTCGACTCCGGCTCCTACGACACTGTCGGCCTGCCGGTCTTGCGCCGGGCGATCGCCGAGCGCTACACCGCGCGGGGCCTGCGCACCGAGCCTGGACAGATCATGGTGACGATCGGCGCGCAGCACGCGATCGCGCTCGTTGCGCGAACCCTCCTCGCCCGAGGTGAGCGGGCGCTGATTGAGGCGCCGACGTACCCGCACGCCTACGAGGCGCTGCGGTTGGCCGGCGCGCGACTCGTATCGGTCAATGTTGATGGTGCCGACGGCTGGGACAGCGAGGGCCTGATCGCCGCGCTGCGGGGGACCAGTCCGAGCTTGGCCTACCTGATGCCCGACTTCCACAATCCGACCGGCCGCTCGATGGCCCCCGAACTGCGGGAGCGGGCGATCGCCGCGGCCGCCCGGCAGGGCACCCTGATCATCGCCGACGAGACGACGGCCGAACTCGACATCGACCGGCAGATGTCACCGCTACCCTTCGCCGCTTACGGGCCCGAGGGCACCGTGCTCTCGATCGGCTCCGTGGGCAAGACGCTGTGGGGCGGGATCCGGATCGGCTGGATCCGCGCCGAGCGGGCGGTGATCCGCAAGCTGGCACTCGCGCGCTCGGCGAGCGATCTCGGCACGCCGATCCTCGAGCAGCTGCTGGTTGCCGACATGCTCGGGCGGATGGACGGGGTGCTGGAGCTGCGCCGCTCGCAGCTGCGGGCGGGCCGCGACCACCTCGAGATGGCGCTGGCGAACACGATCCCGGAGTGGAGCGTGCCGCGCGTCTCGGGCGGCCTCTCGACCTGGGTCGGTCTCGGCCGGCCCGCGAGTTCGCAGCTTGCGCTCGCCGCCCGAACGGCGGGTCTGCTGATCACCGCTGGTCCGCGGTTCGGGATTGACGGCGCCTTCGAACGCTTCCTGCGCATCCCTATCGGCTACTCGCCGGCAGCGACCGACCGCGCCGTCGAGGCGCTCGCGGCGGCGTGGGCGCAGGTCGCCCGTCATCCAGCGGCCGACCCGGGCTACCTGGCCGATGTGGTCTGATTACCTGGCCGATGTGGTCTGAGTCGTCGGGGGCTGCTCACTCCGAGCAGAAGGTCTGCCAGGCGGTCTCGACACCCGTTCGATGCAGATCGTCGAGGTTCGCCGTGTCCCGCTCTCGTTCGGCGGCGACGAGGCTCGGGCACTCGGGGCTCGCAGCGATGCTCGCGGCCTGTCCGAGGGTGTTCACCAGGGAGCCGCCGATCTCGTCGAGGCGGGTGCGCACGGCGCCGAGCTCGGGGGCCGACGTGGGGGCCTCGTCCGGATGCTGCTTCCACTGCTCCATCAGACCGCGCTGCACCACCTTGCTGGCCTCGATCTGTGCGCGGAAGACTCGGCGGACGAGCTCGGTGTCGACCCCCTGCTCGGTGGCACGCTGGACGGCCTCGTCCACGACGACGGCCTCGCGCTGCGCGTCGTCGATCGGTGCACCGCTGAGCCACTTCGAGCCGGCCACCGGGTCTGCCAGGTCGATCCGCTGCACGATCAGTGCCCCGGTGTCGTGGAGCGCTCCCGTCGCCTCGGTCACGCTGTGGCCCTCAGCCGATCCGGCGATAGCGACTCCCGCGCCCACCGAGACCGTGACCAAAACGGCGGCGGCAGCGATCAGAAGGCCCCGACGGCCCCGTAAGACTTGTACCCGCACTGTCATCACTCCTTGGTGTAGTCGAGAAACCATCATTGCTAATACGGCGCGCGACGTCGGCGATGCACCAGCACTGCGAACAGGTCGTGCCCTGGGCATTCGGTCGGAGTGCTCGGAGGTCGTGCCGGGACGCTTGGGCAGGAGAAAACTCTCCGCCGCGGCGCCGCGACCGGGCCGCGCGACTGCTTCAGCTCTGGAAGGGTAGTGCCATGACTCGCGCCCTCGACGTCAGCCCCCGTCTCGCCGACGCCCTCGTCACCGTCCTCGGCGCCGACGGCGTTGCACTCGCCCACGCCGACGTGAGCATCGAGCAGCGTCGCCACGCCTTCACCTTCGGCTGCACCCCGCCGAGCACCGACCCTGCTCGGGCCAAGGAGCGGCGGCTCTGGCTCGACCTGTTCGATACGGCCATTCTTCCCGTGTACTGGGGCCGATTCGAGCCCGAGCGCGGCCGCACCTCGACGGAGGCCGTCCTCGCGGAGGCGCGCGCTCGCCGCCGACGGCGTCCGGTTGACGGGGCATCCGCTGGTCTGGCACTCCGTCACACCGAGGTGGCTCGACGCGCTGCCGCTGGAGGAAGCCGAGCGACTCCTTCGCGCGCGAAACAGCCGCGAAGTGGGGGGACTTCGCCGGACTCATCGAGACGTGGGACGCGATCAACGAGGTGGTGATCCTGCCGCGCTTCGAGAACGACCCGGACGGCGTGACCGACGCCGTCACCCGCCTCGCGCAGAAGAAGGGACGGGTCGGCATGGTCGAGCTGGCCTTCTCGCAGGCGCGCAGCCTTGGCACGGGTCCGACCCTCGTGCTCAACGATTTTGACCTCGGGCCCGAGTACGAGCGGCTGATCGAGGAGGTGCTCGAGGCCGGGATCCGCCCCGACGCGATCGGCCTGCAATCGCACAGGCACCAGGGCTTCCGGGGTGAGGTGCGGCAGGCGGAGGAGATGGTGCGGCACTACGAGACCCTCGTCGCGCATCCTGCGGTCGACGCGATCACCTACTGGGGATTCGACGATGTCGGCGCCTGGCTCGGGGCCCCGGCGGATTCCTGCGCCGAGACGCAAGCCCGAAGCCGGCCTACGAGGCGCTGCGCTCGCGGACCCGCGGGCAGTGGTGGCTCGCGCGGACGGTGCTCCGGACGGACGCGGAGGGTCGGATCGGCGTGCGGGCGTTCGCCGGGACTTCGCGCTCTCGTCCGCAGGGCGACCGGATCGGTGAGTCTGCGGGCGGGATCCTCCGCTGCGGATGTCCGGCTGAGCTGAGGGGGAATCCGTGACGACTCGTGGGGGCCGGGCTCGCCGCGAAAGGGCGATCCCGGACGCACTGTCCCGTCAAATACTCAGTCGGCTGATGGAAGATTCGGAGGGTGCATCTCCTCGCGGTCCTCAGCATGAAGAACCGGGCGCTCATCGCGCTCGTCACTGTCGTCATCGCCGTCTTCGGCGGCGTCGCCCTGACCGGGCTCAAGCAGGAGCTCGCGCCGTCGATCTCCTTCCCCCAGCTCGCCGTCGTCACGTCCTACCCGGGCGCTGCTCCGGAGGTGGTCAACGACGACGTCTCGACGCCGATCGAGACCGCGATCCAGGGGGTACCGGGGCTCGAGACGACCAGCGCGACGTCCTCCACCGACTCCTCGCTGATCGCGGCGTCCTTCACCTACGGCACCGATCTGGCCACCGCCGAGCAGAAGATCCTGCAGGCCATCAACCGGATCAGGAGCACGCTCCCGGACGACGTCGATCCGCAGGTGGTCACCGGCTCCCTCGACGATCTGCCGGTGCTCCAGCTCGCCGTGTCGAGCGACGGCGACGCGAACGCGCTGGCCGAGCGGCTGCGCACTACGGTCATCCCCGACCTCGAGGAGGTCGACGGCGTTCGCGAGGCAGCGCTGGTCGGCGAGAGTGCTCAGCGCGTGACGATCACTCCCGACGACGCGGCGCTCGCGGCGGCCGGGCTCTCGACCAGCGACATCCGCTCGGCGCTGCAGCAGAACGGCGTCCTGGTCGCCGGCGGCCGGATCACCCAGGACGGCTCGACCTTCTCGGTGCAGTCGGGCGTCAAGCTCGACTCGACCGACGCGATCGCGGCGCTGCCGCTGCTGCCGTCGGCGGGGTCGGCCGCGGGCGCAGCGGCAGCGGTCCCCACCGTCAGCACCCTCGGCTCCGTCGCCACGGTCGCCGTCACCGCCGCCCCCGTCACCTCGATCTCGCGAGTGAACGGCCAGCCAGCCCTCACCCTCTCGATCACCAAGCTCCCAGCCGCGAACACTGTTGACGTGTCGACCGGCGTCAGCGCGCTGCTGCCCGACCTCGAGGCCTCGATCGGCGAGAACGCGACCTTCACGTCGGTCTTCGACCAAGCGCCGTACATCCAGGAGTCGATCGCCTCGCTCGCGCAGGAGGGGGCGCTCGGCCTCGTCTTCGCCGTGCTGGTGATCCTGCTGTTCCTGCTCTCGGTGCGCTCGACCCTGGTGACGGCGATCTCGATCCCGACCTCGGTGCTGATCACGTTCATCGGTCTGCAGACGGCCGGTTACACCCTCAACATCCTCACCCTCGGCGCGCTCACGATCGCGATCGGCCGCGTGGTCGATGACTCCATCGTCGTGATCGAGAACATCAAGCGACACCTCGACGCGGGTGAGGACCGGGCCGGGACCATTGCGGTGGCCGTCCGCGAGGTCGCCGGGGCGATTACCGCGTCCACGATCACCACGGTCGCGGTGTTCCTGCCGATCTCGTTCGTCGGCGGCACCACCGGCGAACTGTTCCGGCCCTTCGCACTGACCGTGTCGATCGCGCTGCTCGCCTCGCTCGTCGTCGCCCTGACGATCGTGCCCGTGCTCGCCTACTGGTTCCTCCGCCCCTCGAAGCGGCCGGCCGTGCGCCAGGCCGCGCAGGCGGCGCTCGCGGAGGAGCGCGCCGCTGCGGGCGGGACCCTCGCCGCGAGCCTCGCCCCCGATAGCCTCGCCCCCGATACCGCCGCCCCCGATACCGCCGCCCGCCTCGAGGAAGCGCCGCACCACGGCGCCCACGCCGCCCCCCGTCGGGCGCGCGGGTTGCAGTCGGTCTACGGGCCGATCATCCGCTGGACGCTGAAGCATTCGGTCGTCACCGTGCTCCTCGCGCTGCTCGTGCTCGTCGGGACCGGTGCGCTGTACCCGCTGATGAAGACGAACTTCCTCGGCGCGAGCGGTCAGAACACCTTCACCGTCACCCAGAGCGTTCCCGTCGGGCAGAGCCTCGACGCGCAGGACGCGACGGCGCAGCAGGCGAGTACGGCCATCCTCGGCGTCGGCGGCGTCGAGACCGTGCAGCTCACCGTCGGCTCGTCCGGCGGGCTGCAGAGCGCCTTCGGTGGGGGAGTCGGAGGCGGCACTTCGATCCGCTACTCCGTCACCACTGACGAGTCGGCCGACCAGGAGGCCGTGCAGGCCGACGTCCGCGACGCGCTCTCGAGCGTCGCCTCGGCCGAGGACATCAGCGTTGCCACCTCCTCCGGCTTCGGCGCTTCCTCGGATATCGAGGTCGACCTCTCGACCGCCTCACAGAGCGACCTGCAGAGCGCGAGCGACCAGTTGCTCCGGGCTCTGCGCGGAACCGACGGGATCAGCCAGGCCGAGAGCAATCTCTCCTCCGCACTGCCCTACATCGCTGTGCGCGTCGACCGCGACGCCGCCGCGCGGGCCGGGCTCAGCGAGGTGGCTGTGGGCACGCTCGTCAGCCAGGCGCTGCAGCCCACTCAGGTCGGCAGTGTCGTGATCGAGGACCGCACGCTCTCGATCTACCTCGCCGACGCGCAGCCGCCGGCGACCGTTGAGGAGCTGCGGACCCTCGAGGTGCCGACTCTCACCGGGACCGTCCCGCTCTCGAGCCTCGCCGCCGTCGAGCAGACGGACGGCCCCGCGACCATCACGACCGAGCGCGGCCAGCGCACCGCGACGATCACGGTCACTCCGGAGGGCGACGACCTCGCTTCGGCGAACATCGCCGTGCAGAGCGCGATCGACGCGACCACTCTGCCCGCCGGCGTCGACGCCTCCCTCGGCGGAGTCACGGCCGACCAGGCCGACGCGTTCTCGCAGCTGGGCATCGCGCTGCTGGTCGCGATCCTGATCGTCTACGTCGTGATGGTGGCGACCTTCCGCTCGCTCCTGCAGCCGCTGCTACTGCTCGTGTCGGTGCCGTTCGCGGCGACCGGCGCGATCCTCCTGCAGGTCATCACCGGCGTGCCGCTGGGTGTGCCGTCCCTGATCGGCGTGCTGATGCTGATCGGCATCGTGGTGACGAACGCGATCGTGCTCGTGGACCTGGTGAATCAGTATCGCGACCGCGGGATGCCGGTGCGGGAGGCGCTGCTGCACGGCACGGAGCGGCGGCTCCGGCCCATCCTGATGACCGCCCTCGCGACGATCTTCGCGCTCCTGCCGATGGCGCTGGGGATCACCGGCCACGGCGGCTTCATCTCGCAGCCGCTGGCGATCGTCGTGATCGGTGGCCTGGTCTCCTCGA from Rathayibacter rathayi encodes the following:
- a CDS encoding sensor histidine kinase, which produces MVRTTSARGPRGSIAARLFVVQLLCILLIAAAAVAVLALDARGRAGEEAAQRSLVVTRTVADNPFVLEAAGEPDPAATLQPYAEEIMRDTGVDFLTIMNPDRTRYTHRDRDQIGLPFRGTIQPALEGRTFTETYTGTLGPSVRAVAPIENAGGTVVALVSAGVTLSSVDASFAARVQVVAWGALGAVALGALGSWLLARYLRRVTGGRGPEQMSQVFAYYESVLRSVREGLLLVDDRGRLVLANDHALELLGLEGLRTPVPVAELDVPDALRELLQDDQPVSDRLVVARERILVVNERPAASPGDRPMGTVITLRDRTELQRVSGELESLRTLSDALRSQTHEFSNRLHTIASLIELGRPGEALSFAAGELNLSQRLADRVLGSVQEPVIAALLLGKAAQARERGVGLHFETHLEPGTQGLEPGDLVTVLGNLIDNALDAASSSAPEREPWVEVYLGLAEGELVVQVSDSGPGVEEAADVFARGYSTKESDGFGRGIGLALVQQVVERLGGTIEVSRHIGAVFTVQLPLPARVAS
- a CDS encoding NAD(P)/FAD-dependent oxidoreductase, whose product is MTATPAATIAAADVLILGASFAGLAAATALGRSLRDVLLVDGGPPRNAPSPGAHNVMTRDGRSPTELVRLARAEAEGYGARVAAGDAVRASAGPQGVTATLADGTVLRARRLLLATGVRDLLPDVPGLAERWGRDVLHCPYCHGFEVRGQRIGVLGSSFAAHQAQMFRQLSERTSILLNGAPAPTGEEAAALAARGIALVPGLIERVLVEQDRLVGVVIDGRRHELDAVVVGPRVQGRLPEGLGLALADHASGVARHLAVDPMGRTGVPGVFAAGSLVEPMSQVLASAADGLRVGAAINDDLVEEEIARAVLAA
- a CDS encoding helix-turn-helix domain-containing protein gives rise to the protein MPETPPAPSDDEIVAAVGPRLRRLRTRRDRTLASLAAETGISASTLSRLESGGRRATLELLLPIARALGAPLDELVGAAPEDPRVHGRPVRRNGMLIQPLSRDAGALQAFKHTLPPGPVTEPGEQGTHEGFEWLYVLSGRLRLRLGEHDLVLPAGEAAEFDTRVPHWFGRADEQQVEFLSLFGRQGERMHVRASTRR
- the aroQ gene encoding gamma subclass chorismate mutase AroQ; translated protein: MRVQVLRGRRGLLIAAAAVLVTVSVGAGVAIAGSAEGHSVTEATGALHDTGALIVQRIDLADPVAGSKWLSGAPIDDAQREAVVVDEAVQRATEQGVDTELVRRVFRAQIEASKVVQRGLMEQWKQHPDEAPTSAPELGAVRTRLDEIGGSLVNTLGQAASIAASPECPSLVAAERERDTANLDDLHRTGVETAWQTFCSE
- a CDS encoding response regulator, with product MIRVLVVEDEPLTASAHADYVRRIEGFEVAAVAGSGAEAIRALRADPGIALILLDMNLPDMGGLDLCRAVRAAGLDVDVIAITAVRDAAVVRACVAAGIVQYLIKPFVFSMFAAKLASYRAYRERMHGADIASQHEVDGAFAALRTSNAPGLAKGLSAETLEAVTALLGPVGLSAAELATRLDISRVTARRYLEHLADSGVADRAPRYGSPGRPELEYRRR
- a CDS encoding YczE/YyaS/YitT family protein is translated as MTITTPAAAPPASQWRLRPVPRLLLGLVLYGFADAMMIRAAIGVDPWTVFAQGLAHQTGLGIGLLTNVIGLLVLLLWIPLRQRPGLGTVLNVLVVGTMIDVGLRVLATPEQWWARGLLFAGGLVLLAVASGIYIGAHLGPGPRDGLMLGLHTRTGLPLWIGRSAVELTVLILGWLLGGDVGLGTLLFAVLIGPLCSVTLPLLGVHRR
- a CDS encoding PLP-dependent aminotransferase family protein, whose protein sequence is MADVHFGARALQTLLGDWREQRGTRPAYLALADRIRLLGIDGRIPAGSRLPAERELSARLGVSRTTVAAAYRELRDSGYLVSVRGSGSVTRLPGAMVHAVPSLAPDFLDFTKAALPAVPELAEAYTRAAQLAPEHFDSGSYDTVGLPVLRRAIAERYTARGLRTEPGQIMVTIGAQHAIALVARTLLARGERALIEAPTYPHAYEALRLAGARLVSVNVDGADGWDSEGLIAALRGTSPSLAYLMPDFHNPTGRSMAPELRERAIAAAARQGTLIIADETTAELDIDRQMSPLPFAAYGPEGTVLSIGSVGKTLWGGIRIGWIRAERAVIRKLALARSASDLGTPILEQLLVADMLGRMDGVLELRRSQLRAGRDHLEMALANTIPEWSVPRVSGGLSTWVGLGRPASSQLALAARTAGLLITAGPRFGIDGAFERFLRIPIGYSPAATDRAVEALAAAWAQVARHPAADPGYLADVV
- a CDS encoding cation:dicarboxylate symporter family transporter, giving the protein MAKTPRTPHDRLIPAVTPPKTRRRIDRNHWLYIAVIIAVVAGIIVGLVAPAFAATLEPVGKAFVGLIKMMIAPIIFCTIVIGIGSIAKAATVGKVGGLALGYFIVMSTFALAIGLVVGNILHPGEGLDISSATYDTSDLKAESASDFILGIIPVSLFSSLVDGSILQTLFVALLVGFALQKMGAKGQPILGVIKQLQVLVFRILSMVLWVAPIGAFGAIAAVVGKTGWGAVVALATLMVGFYLTCAIFVIVVLGLLLRMVTGVNILSLMKYLAREYLLIVGTSSSEAALPRLIAKMEHLGVSKPVVGITVPTGYSFNLDGTAIYLTMASLFIASATGTPMSIPEQIGLLLFMMIASKGAAGVTGAGLATLAGGLQSFRPDLVNGVGVIVGIDRFMSEARAVTNFTGNAVATLLVGTWTKQIDMVQVREVLGGRSPFDETTLGADEHEAPAAGTSITDGITSTRDSEELGRTRSASAGTR